The Bacteroidota bacterium sequence TGATAATTCTCCATGAGTTTAAAAATCTGTTCTCCTTCTGCAACGCCATTATATGTTGCCTGAACATTCGAAGGCAGGTTTGCAATTACTTTTTTGCATTCCTCCCAGTAATTGTTATCGTAAATCGGTCCATAAAAATCAAACACAACAATGCTTTTAACTTTTTTTAGTGCTTCTAACGCGAATAAAAGATTTTTTTCAGGGGCTATACGGGCAATATTCAACAGGTGCACATTCCCTGATTGTTTATTTTTCATTTGATTGTTTGCAGAAGCTTTTTTTCTTGGAAGATTCGGAACAACTCTTATTTGTTGTTTGAAAAATATTTTTTCAATCTGTCTTTTTTCTTCCACAGAGGATGCTTGAAAAATCACATCATCAAACAATCCAATCATCTTTGCATAGGTAAAATATATATTCTTCTTAAAAGATTTAATGGCAATGGCGCTTGGGGCAAGCATTCCACGAACTGCTAAAATTATTTTTTTCCTTCGTACAATATTTTTTAACGGAACAATGGTAAATAAATAAGAATACATTCCATTGAGATAATAAAAATCGGCTTCAACTTCCATTATCAATCGCTTAATCGTTTCAGCATTCAGATTTTCTTTAGAAATATAATACGTGTTCGAGCCATCAACTAATTTGTTCCACTCATTCTTTTTAACCGATTCATAGGGAGAATTACTCATGTAATCCGTATCGGTTGTAACAACAAAAAATTCAAATTCGCTAGAAAGATGGGCAATAAGATTGGCGCAAGAACGAATGGGCCCACCAGCTCTGAAACCAGGAAGATACCAGTCAATAAATACTAGAATTTTCTTTTTAATCATCAATTTCATTTTTGCTCAGCCAGTGTTCAAGCACCACTAAGTGCCAGATGCGAGACCATGTTATTTCTTTATCGCCAGATAAGAATCTTGCCCAGAGTTTTTGCAATTCCTTTTCATGAAAATACTTTCTTCTCGATAGAGATAATAGGTTTTGCTCACACATTGATTGAAGCTCATTCTTCATCCAATGCGTCCATGGTA is a genomic window containing:
- a CDS encoding glycosyltransferase; translation: MIKKKILVFIDWYLPGFRAGGPIRSCANLIAHLSSEFEFFVVTTDTDYMSNSPYESVKKNEWNKLVDGSNTYYISKENLNAETIKRLIMEVEADFYYLNGMYSYLFTIVPLKNIVRRKKIILAVRGMLAPSAIAIKSFKKNIYFTYAKMIGLFDDVIFQASSVEEKRQIEKIFFKQQIRVVPNLPRKKASANNQMKNKQSGNVHLLNIARIAPEKNLLFALEALKKVKSIVVFDFYGPIYDNNYWEECKKVIANLPSNVQATYNGVAEGEQIFKLMENYHFLFMPSSGENFGHIILEAMSAGLPVIISDKTPWRNLKSKKSGWDISLSNPSHFSEVIEECSAMTQNEYEIMSKGADAFASEFIQDEEKVNANRQLFS